A DNA window from Streptomyces sp. CA-278952 contains the following coding sequences:
- a CDS encoding DUF475 domain-containing protein: protein MILKTFGWSFAVTALGLVVAVLYGGWAAFGVVAILSILEISVSFDNAVVNAGILKKMNAFWQRIFLTIGVLIAVFGMRLVFPVVIVAISAKVGPIEAVDLAINDAERYEQLVTDAHPSIAAFGGMFLLMIFLEFIFEDRDIKWLGWLERPLAKFGKIDMVSVCIALIVLAISAMTFATQAHQHGGLHVDKASTVLLSGVFGLITYLVVGGLSGYFENKLEEEEEREHEAEEEARRSGKKVPVVLMAGKAAFFMFLYLEVLDASFSFDGVIAAFAITNDIVLMSLGLGIGAMYVRSLTVYLVRQGTLDDYVYLEHGAHYAIGALAVILMISIRYQIPEVVTGLIGVLLIAGSFWSSVRRNRRLAADGGERTGPPEKAEVPSGV from the coding sequence GTGATTCTGAAGACGTTCGGCTGGTCGTTCGCGGTGACCGCGCTCGGCCTCGTCGTGGCGGTGCTGTACGGGGGGTGGGCGGCCTTCGGGGTCGTGGCGATCCTGTCGATCCTCGAGATCTCGGTGTCCTTCGACAACGCCGTGGTCAACGCGGGGATCCTGAAGAAGATGAACGCCTTCTGGCAGAGGATCTTCCTCACCATCGGTGTGCTCATCGCCGTCTTCGGCATGAGGTTGGTCTTCCCCGTCGTGATCGTGGCGATCAGTGCCAAGGTGGGCCCCATCGAGGCCGTCGATCTCGCGATCAACGATGCCGAGCGTTACGAGCAGCTCGTCACCGACGCCCACCCGTCGATCGCGGCCTTCGGCGGTATGTTCCTGCTGATGATCTTCCTCGAGTTCATCTTCGAGGACCGGGACATCAAGTGGCTCGGCTGGCTGGAGCGCCCGCTGGCCAAGTTCGGCAAGATCGACATGGTGTCCGTCTGTATCGCCCTGATCGTCCTCGCGATCAGTGCCATGACGTTCGCGACCCAGGCCCACCAGCACGGCGGCCTGCATGTCGACAAGGCGTCGACGGTCCTCCTCTCGGGCGTCTTCGGCCTCATCACGTACCTCGTCGTCGGCGGTCTCTCCGGCTACTTCGAGAACAAGCTGGAGGAGGAAGAGGAGCGCGAGCACGAGGCCGAGGAAGAGGCCAGGAGGAGCGGCAAGAAGGTCCCGGTGGTCTTGATGGCGGGCAAGGCCGCGTTCTTCATGTTCCTTTACCTGGAGGTCCTGGACGCGTCCTTCTCCTTCGACGGCGTCATCGCCGCCTTCGCGATCACCAATGACATCGTCCTGATGTCGCTCGGCCTCGGAATCGGCGCCATGTACGTCCGTTCTCTGACGGTCTACCTGGTCCGCCAGGGCACCCTCGACGACTACGTCTACCTGGAGCACGGCGCGCACTATGCGATCGGCGCGCTGGCCGTGATCCTCATGATCTCCATCCGCTACCAGATCCCCGAGGTGGTCACCGGCCTCATCGGTGTCTTGCTCATCGCCGGGTCCTTCTGGTCCTCCGTCCGCCGCAACCGCAGGCTGGCTGCGGACGGAGGGGAGCGGACGGGTCCCCCCGAGAAGGCGGAAGTACCCTCCGGCGTCTGA
- a CDS encoding S8 family serine peptidase, translating into MRTTSRPRLLGALCTAAAATMALGLAGTAPAHGATAPVPPAEGRVLGADRAEAIPGRYIVALDDAPSIAANTAAADLVAEHGGTVRTVYSTAFKGFALKATAAQARKLAAQPGVRYVQADAEVRATGTQPNPPSWGLDRVDGVKDSSYAYPNEGEGVTAYIVDTGLYRQHTDFEGRASSGYDFIDNDADSADCQGHGTHVAGTVGGKSYGVAKKAKLVGVRVLNCQGTGSTSQIVAGMDWVVRNAQKPAVANLSLGGGIDRAMDDAVQGAINAGIPVAVAAGNDNRDACNTSPARLPAAITLGSTDSNDGRSSFSNYGRCLDLFAPGGSIVSTRMGGGTQTMSGTSMATPHAAGAAAIHLSAHPDATPQQVRDALVNNALSGVVTNPGSSSPNRLLDVSDLGGGPSEPGKPVAAFTAQCSTTTPACAFDASGSTDPDGGIASYAWDFGDGTEGEGAKPSHTYTKAGTYAVKLTVTDDSGESGTLTKQVTAGTTEPSPGQAPTASFALSCWYGDCSFDASASSDPDGDIASYAWKFGDGATGSGATVTHRYPSAQRTYTAQLTVTDRGGRTGTTSRQVSCFAFTGGQPLCFAG; encoded by the coding sequence ATGCGCACAACCAGCAGACCGCGCCTTCTCGGCGCACTGTGCACCGCGGCCGCCGCGACCATGGCGCTCGGACTCGCCGGAACCGCCCCCGCCCACGGGGCGACCGCCCCGGTCCCGCCCGCCGAGGGCCGCGTCCTCGGCGCGGACCGGGCCGAGGCCATACCCGGCCGGTACATCGTGGCCCTCGACGACGCGCCCTCGATCGCCGCGAACACGGCCGCCGCCGACCTGGTCGCGGAGCACGGTGGCACGGTGCGCACCGTGTACTCCACCGCCTTCAAAGGCTTCGCGCTCAAGGCGACCGCCGCCCAGGCCCGGAAGCTGGCGGCCCAGCCCGGCGTCCGCTACGTCCAGGCCGACGCCGAGGTCCGGGCCACCGGAACCCAGCCCAACCCGCCCTCCTGGGGCCTCGACCGGGTCGACGGCGTCAAGGACTCCTCGTACGCCTATCCCAACGAGGGCGAGGGCGTGACCGCGTACATCGTGGACACCGGCCTCTACCGCCAGCACACCGACTTCGAGGGCCGGGCGTCCTCGGGGTACGACTTCATCGACAACGACGCCGACTCCGCCGACTGCCAGGGGCACGGCACGCACGTCGCCGGCACGGTCGGCGGCAAGAGCTACGGCGTCGCCAAGAAGGCGAAGCTCGTCGGCGTCCGGGTACTCAACTGCCAGGGCACTGGCTCGACTTCGCAGATCGTCGCGGGCATGGACTGGGTCGTCCGGAACGCCCAGAAGCCGGCCGTCGCCAACCTGTCGCTCGGCGGCGGCATCGACCGGGCCATGGACGACGCGGTCCAGGGCGCGATCAACGCCGGGATCCCGGTCGCGGTCGCCGCGGGCAACGACAACCGGGACGCCTGCAACACCAGCCCCGCACGGCTGCCCGCGGCCATCACCCTCGGCTCCACCGACAGCAACGACGGCCGCTCCAGCTTCTCCAACTACGGCCGCTGTCTGGACCTGTTCGCCCCCGGAGGCTCCATCGTCTCCACGCGGATGGGCGGCGGCACCCAGACCATGAGCGGCACGTCGATGGCCACCCCGCATGCCGCGGGCGCGGCGGCGATCCATCTCTCCGCCCACCCGGACGCCACCCCGCAGCAGGTACGGGACGCCCTGGTGAACAACGCCCTCTCCGGCGTCGTCACCAACCCCGGCTCCTCCTCCCCGAACAGGCTGCTGGACGTGTCCGACCTCGGCGGCGGCCCGTCCGAACCCGGCAAGCCGGTCGCCGCGTTCACCGCCCAGTGCTCCACGACCACCCCGGCCTGCGCCTTCGACGCGTCCGGCTCCACCGACCCGGACGGTGGCATCGCCTCCTACGCCTGGGACTTCGGCGACGGAACCGAGGGCGAGGGCGCGAAGCCGTCCCACACCTACACCAAGGCCGGCACCTACGCCGTCAAGCTCACCGTCACCGACGACAGCGGCGAGAGCGGCACCCTGACCAAGCAGGTCACCGCCGGCACCACCGAGCCCTCGCCCGGCCAGGCCCCGACCGCCTCCTTCGCGCTCTCCTGCTGGTACGGAGACTGCTCCTTCGACGCCTCCGCCTCCAGCGACCCGGACGGAGACATCGCCTCGTACGCCTGGAAGTTCGGCGACGGCGCGACCGGCTCCGGCGCCACCGTCACCCACCGCTACCCGTCCGCCCAGCGCACCTACACCGCGCAGCTGACCGTCACGGACCGGGGCGGCCGCACCGGCACGACCTCCCGTCAGGTCTCCTGCTTCGCCTTCACCGGCGGCCAGCCGCTCTGCTTCGCGGGCTGA
- a CDS encoding ATP-binding protein, with protein sequence MLVGRTGELHALLDAMAHPPSVALIEGEAGVGKTRLIREAVGHPVSGPGRPPGARVLAGACPPLREPFPYGPVFDVLRTLEGTVPERLNPVCGALRPYLPELAGQLPPDPDLLLDPQAAAHRLFRAVRALLAAVSPVVLVVEDLHWADDGTRDLLRFLADDPPPGLSTVLSYRREDLRSGALPLGRAYRHPPGVTSVVLPLSPLDVAGVRTLTAALTGRDVPAVTARRLHERTAGIPFVLEFVLEEPGELDGSQGAVPLLLRDAMTERVAGLSEPAAAAVHAAAVLRVPAAEELIGAVAGQHGEEAADALREALRAGVLHDCGEDRYGFRHGLAQQAVYEGLLRPDRRRLHRRATAVLAAQEPPPLVQLAHHTRKAGDLTAWRTYAEQAAESARKLGDAALAVELYEGLLDDPRLPEADRARLAVRLSRAALFGLAHRRSSRLLRRVVSSAASAELPDAVRGEIRLNLGLLLNNQAGRHEQGRLDTELAVDELHERPELAARAMAGLAMPVWGEHPVTVHAHWAERAEELAARHGDRALRIAVRGNHLTLRVCLGDGDTVRGEAEKLLADGRSAAERVELARMCANAADAFAWMGRSADAERFRDEGVRLAGAAGAPFLSGIIEGTALRMAWTRGAWRGLAERARTVLADAPGVSGIASDAHLVLGLLAEVRGEWDAALEHLDAAALGDPVNAPAPVLAAASAAAVRIRLERGESDEACAEAARALGRIRRKGVWGWAAELVPAALTAYRRADRAPEAHDVLAEFTAGLGDRDAPAARAALAACRGDHSRAAEQYAALPAPYPAALCAERAAEGEVERLRAAAARFEALGAVRDAARCRSALRERGAGAPPGPRRGRRGYGNELSPRERDVARLVATGHTNREIADVLFLSPRTVEQHVAKVLRKLNVSVRGEVREATPDGAPDGALDGGPVDSGRTGAIE encoded by the coding sequence GTGCTGGTCGGACGGACCGGAGAACTGCACGCCCTGCTCGACGCGATGGCCCACCCGCCGTCGGTCGCCCTGATCGAGGGCGAGGCGGGCGTGGGCAAGACCCGGCTGATCCGGGAGGCCGTCGGGCACCCGGTGTCCGGCCCCGGCCGCCCGCCCGGCGCCCGGGTTCTCGCCGGGGCCTGCCCGCCGCTGCGCGAGCCCTTCCCGTACGGTCCCGTCTTCGACGTCCTGCGCACCCTGGAGGGCACGGTCCCCGAGCGGCTCAACCCGGTCTGCGGGGCCCTGCGCCCCTACCTCCCCGAGCTAGCCGGTCAACTACCGCCCGATCCTGACCTGTTGCTCGATCCGCAGGCGGCGGCCCACCGTCTCTTCCGGGCCGTGCGCGCCCTGCTCGCGGCGGTGTCCCCGGTGGTCCTCGTCGTGGAGGATCTGCACTGGGCCGACGACGGCACCCGGGACCTCCTCCGCTTCCTGGCCGACGACCCGCCGCCGGGCCTGTCCACCGTCCTCAGCTACCGCCGCGAGGATCTCAGGAGCGGGGCCCTGCCCCTGGGCCGGGCCTATCGGCACCCGCCGGGAGTCACCTCGGTGGTCCTCCCGCTGAGCCCGCTCGACGTCGCCGGAGTCAGGACCCTCACGGCGGCGCTGACCGGCCGTGACGTCCCCGCCGTCACGGCGCGCCGGCTGCACGAACGGACGGCCGGCATCCCCTTCGTCCTCGAATTCGTTCTGGAGGAACCAGGTGAACTCGACGGGTCCCAGGGGGCGGTGCCCCTCCTCCTGCGCGACGCCATGACCGAGCGGGTGGCGGGCCTCTCGGAGCCGGCGGCGGCCGCCGTGCACGCCGCCGCCGTACTGAGGGTGCCTGCCGCCGAGGAGCTGATCGGCGCGGTGGCGGGCCAGCACGGAGAAGAGGCTGCCGACGCCCTGCGCGAGGCCCTGCGCGCGGGCGTGCTCCACGATTGCGGGGAGGACCGCTACGGATTCCGGCACGGGCTGGCCCAACAGGCCGTCTACGAGGGACTTCTGAGACCGGACCGACGCCGACTCCACCGGCGCGCCACCGCCGTGCTGGCCGCCCAGGAGCCCCCGCCCCTGGTCCAGCTCGCCCACCACACCCGTAAGGCAGGCGACCTGACCGCCTGGCGGACGTATGCCGAACAGGCCGCCGAATCAGCCCGGAAGCTCGGTGACGCGGCGCTCGCCGTCGAGCTCTACGAGGGGCTCCTGGACGACCCCCGTCTCCCGGAGGCAGACCGGGCGCGGCTCGCGGTGCGCCTCAGCCGGGCGGCCCTCTTCGGGCTGGCCCACCGGCGTTCCAGCCGGCTGCTGCGCCGCGTCGTGTCCTCGGCCGCTTCGGCCGAACTACCGGACGCCGTAAGGGGGGAGATCCGGCTCAACCTGGGGCTGCTGCTCAACAACCAGGCGGGCCGGCACGAACAGGGCCGCCTGGACACCGAGCTGGCCGTGGACGAGCTGCACGAACGCCCCGAGCTGGCCGCCCGCGCCATGGCGGGCCTCGCCATGCCGGTGTGGGGCGAGCACCCCGTCACCGTCCACGCGCACTGGGCCGAACGGGCCGAGGAACTCGCCGCCCGGCACGGTGACCGCGCGCTGCGGATCGCGGTGCGGGGCAACCATCTGACGCTGCGGGTCTGCCTCGGCGACGGCGACACGGTGCGCGGGGAAGCCGAGAAGCTCCTCGCCGACGGGCGGAGCGCGGCCGAACGCGTCGAACTGGCCCGGATGTGCGCCAACGCGGCCGACGCCTTCGCCTGGATGGGCCGGTCCGCCGACGCCGAACGCTTCCGGGACGAGGGAGTGCGACTGGCCGGAGCGGCCGGAGCGCCCTTCCTCAGCGGCATCATCGAGGGCACCGCCCTGCGCATGGCCTGGACGCGCGGCGCCTGGCGGGGACTGGCCGAGCGAGCCCGTACGGTCCTGGCCGACGCACCCGGCGTCTCGGGCATCGCGTCCGACGCCCACCTCGTCCTCGGGCTGCTCGCCGAGGTGCGCGGGGAGTGGGACGCGGCGCTGGAGCACCTGGACGCGGCGGCGCTCGGGGACCCCGTCAACGCCCCGGCTCCCGTACTCGCCGCCGCGTCGGCCGCCGCCGTACGGATCCGGCTGGAGCGGGGCGAGAGCGACGAGGCGTGCGCGGAAGCCGCGCGGGCCCTGGGCCGGATCCGCCGCAAGGGCGTCTGGGGCTGGGCCGCGGAGCTGGTTCCGGCCGCGCTGACGGCGTACCGCCGGGCGGACCGGGCCCCCGAAGCACATGACGTGCTCGCCGAGTTCACCGCCGGGCTCGGTGACCGGGACGCGCCCGCCGCACGGGCCGCGCTCGCCGCCTGCCGGGGAGACCACTCCCGCGCCGCCGAACAGTACGCGGCGCTCCCGGCCCCGTACCCGGCGGCGCTGTGCGCGGAGCGGGCCGCCGAAGGAGAGGTGGAGCGACTGCGCGCGGCCGCCGCGCGCTTCGAGGCGCTGGGTGCCGTACGGGACGCGGCGCGCTGCCGCAGCGCCCTGCGGGAACGGGGCGCGGGAGCTCCGCCCGGGCCCCGGCGGGGGCGCAGGGGATACGGCAACGAACTCTCCCCGCGCGAACGGGACGTCGCCCGCCTGGTGGCGACGGGACACACCAACCGGGAGATCGCCGACGTGTTGTTCCTGTCGCCGCGCACCGTGGAACAGCACGTCGCGAAGGTGCTCCGGAAGCTGAACGTCTCCGTCCGCGGAGAGGTGCGGGAGGCCACCCCGGATGGCGCCCCGGATGGCGCCCTGGATGGCGGCCCGGTTGATTCCGGGCGTACGGGGGCCATTGAATAG
- a CDS encoding carboxylesterase/lipase family protein: MAAKRTAVLAILTGAALLMAGATATESLRPAAAGSGDTTVTARTDTGLVRGMRTATHTVYQGIPYAGPPRGAHRWAAPRPVRPWAGVRDATKPGPLCPQVASAYADVSSLEEDCLVLNVTTGASTAARRPAPVVVWIHGDGAVGAGAFFDARRLADRGTVVVTINYRLGVFGGFAYPGLEGSGTFALQDQQAALRWVRRNAAAFGGDPGNVTVAGSSFGAAAISGHLTSPDARGLFHRAILASGEGMMDMSAGAMGEGVPAYPHYTWRTERESRDTGVAMTSSLGCAGPDPRRALRCLRALPVKKVLEVPNIMNAFQAFAYGNEVLPELPEAVLEQGRFPRIPLMSGATLDEHRLFVGMAHDAIGSPFTAAQYAAALGTAFGRDADTVAERYPVTAFPSPALAWSTVVTDRMWALGTYAQATAFGRHAPTYAYEFADRDTPMYLPLPGTFDFGAYHAGDTPYIFEDPDAQEHFTAAQVRLSDIMTDYWAQFARTGTPNRPGLPGWSPFDPADAVPHTQSLAPDRVGPVDYAARHRLDFWRRLAEQGTSSASRPAQGKGPVS; this comes from the coding sequence ATGGCAGCGAAACGCACAGCGGTCCTCGCGATACTCACGGGCGCGGCCCTCCTCATGGCGGGCGCGACGGCCACCGAGTCCCTGCGTCCGGCGGCTGCCGGGAGCGGCGACACCACCGTTACGGCCCGCACCGACACCGGCCTCGTCCGGGGCATGAGAACGGCCACTCACACCGTCTACCAGGGCATTCCCTACGCGGGCCCGCCCAGGGGAGCCCACCGCTGGGCCGCCCCGCGCCCGGTCCGTCCCTGGGCCGGCGTACGGGACGCGACGAAGCCGGGGCCGCTCTGTCCCCAGGTCGCCTCGGCCTACGCGGACGTGTCGAGCCTGGAGGAGGACTGTCTGGTCCTCAATGTCACCACGGGCGCCTCGACCGCCGCGCGGCGCCCCGCGCCCGTCGTGGTGTGGATCCACGGCGACGGAGCTGTGGGCGCGGGCGCGTTCTTCGACGCTCGGCGCCTCGCCGACCGCGGCACGGTCGTGGTCACCATCAACTACCGGCTCGGAGTCTTCGGCGGCTTCGCCTACCCGGGCCTGGAGGGCTCCGGGACGTTCGCCCTGCAGGACCAGCAGGCGGCGCTGCGGTGGGTCCGGCGCAATGCCGCCGCGTTCGGCGGTGACCCCGGCAACGTGACGGTGGCCGGTTCCTCCTTCGGTGCCGCAGCCATCAGCGGCCACCTCACATCGCCTGACGCACGGGGACTGTTCCACCGGGCCATCCTGGCCAGCGGCGAGGGAATGATGGACATGTCGGCGGGGGCGATGGGGGAGGGCGTGCCGGCCTATCCGCACTACACCTGGCGCACGGAGCGGGAGTCGCGGGACACAGGTGTCGCGATGACGTCGTCCCTGGGCTGCGCCGGCCCCGACCCGCGTCGGGCGCTGCGGTGCCTGCGCGCGCTGCCGGTGAAGAAGGTGCTGGAGGTCCCGAACATCATGAACGCCTTCCAGGCGTTCGCCTACGGCAACGAGGTGCTTCCCGAGCTCCCGGAGGCGGTACTGGAGCAAGGACGTTTCCCCCGTATCCCGTTGATGTCGGGGGCCACGCTGGACGAGCACCGCCTGTTCGTCGGGATGGCCCACGACGCGATCGGCTCCCCGTTCACCGCCGCCCAGTACGCCGCCGCTCTCGGTACCGCCTTCGGCCGGGACGCGGACACGGTGGCCGAGCGCTACCCGGTCACCGCCTTCCCCTCGCCGGCCCTGGCCTGGTCCACCGTGGTGACCGACAGGATGTGGGCCCTTGGCACCTACGCCCAGGCGACCGCTTTCGGACGCCACGCCCCCACGTACGCCTACGAGTTCGCCGACCGGGACACCCCGATGTACCTCCCCCTCCCCGGAACCTTCGACTTCGGCGCCTACCACGCGGGCGACACGCCGTACATCTTCGAGGACCCTGACGCGCAGGAGCACTTCACCGCAGCGCAGGTACGTCTGTCCGACATCATGACCGACTACTGGGCACAGTTCGCCCGTACCGGCACACCGAACCGGCCGGGGCTTCCAGGATGGTCCCCGTTCGACCCGGCGGACGCCGTGCCGCACACCCAGTCCCTGGCGCCGGACAGGGTCGGGCCGGTCGACTATGCCGCGAGACACCGGCTCGATTTCTGGCGCCGCCTCGCCGAACAGGGGACGTCGTCGGCATCCCGGCCCGCCCAGGGCAAGGGCCCGGTCTCGTGA
- a CDS encoding NDP-hexose 2,3-dehydratase family protein translates to MPGQAIALDVPRMTERIAASLSATGSRFTDLGQFHDWWRGVGTSARAEHIPLDRLRGWVQDAATGDIRHESGKFFSVQGLDVHSPDGLVPNWQQPIIDQPETGILGILVKEFDGVLHCLMQAKAEPGNANGVQISPTVQATRSNFTRVHGGSAVPYLTYFQDTAPHRVLADVRQSEQGSWFYRKRNRNMIVEVTGDVEELDGFCWLTLGQLYRLLAEEDMVNMDTRTVLSCLPASGAGAEDDYAGTGRSAHTADFRASVARSLAHGTGDGPDTAATLSWITDARSRTQLTTRRVPLDRVRGWRRAEGRIAHESGGFFDVIGVEVTAVGREVRRWTQPMIRPHGIGVIAFLVREFDGVLHALMRQRSEPGFVDVTELGPTVQCTPENYGLIAAEPPAFLDEVLRAAPERIRYDTLLSEEGGRFHHALNRYLIVESDVDVPADDPDFRWVSLGQLTALLRHSSYVNVQARSLTACLTGCLVTV, encoded by the coding sequence ATGCCGGGTCAGGCCATCGCCCTGGACGTCCCGCGGATGACCGAACGGATCGCCGCGTCGCTGAGCGCCACCGGGAGCCGGTTCACCGACCTCGGGCAGTTCCACGACTGGTGGCGCGGCGTCGGCACCAGCGCCCGTGCGGAACACATTCCCCTGGACCGCCTGAGAGGCTGGGTGCAGGACGCCGCCACCGGCGACATCCGCCACGAGTCGGGCAAGTTCTTCTCCGTGCAGGGCCTGGACGTCCACAGCCCGGACGGGCTCGTGCCGAACTGGCAGCAGCCCATCATCGACCAGCCCGAGACCGGCATCCTCGGCATCCTGGTCAAGGAGTTCGACGGCGTGCTGCACTGCCTGATGCAGGCGAAGGCCGAGCCGGGGAACGCCAACGGCGTGCAGATATCGCCCACCGTGCAGGCCACCCGCAGCAACTTCACCCGGGTGCACGGCGGCAGCGCCGTCCCGTACCTGACGTACTTCCAGGACACCGCCCCGCACCGGGTCCTCGCCGACGTCCGCCAGTCCGAACAGGGCTCGTGGTTCTACCGCAAGCGCAACCGCAACATGATCGTGGAGGTCACCGGCGACGTCGAGGAGCTCGACGGGTTCTGCTGGCTGACCCTTGGTCAGCTCTACCGCCTCCTCGCCGAGGAGGACATGGTCAACATGGACACCCGCACGGTGCTGTCGTGCCTGCCCGCATCCGGGGCCGGCGCCGAGGACGACTACGCGGGCACCGGCCGATCGGCGCACACGGCGGACTTCCGCGCGTCCGTGGCCCGTTCCCTGGCCCACGGCACCGGGGACGGCCCGGACACTGCGGCCACGCTGAGCTGGATCACCGACGCGCGCAGCAGGACCCAACTGACCACCCGGCGCGTCCCCCTCGACCGGGTGCGCGGCTGGCGTCGCGCGGAGGGCCGGATCGCACACGAGAGCGGCGGCTTCTTCGACGTCATCGGCGTCGAGGTGACCGCCGTCGGCAGGGAGGTTCGCCGCTGGACGCAGCCGATGATCCGCCCCCACGGCATCGGCGTCATCGCCTTCCTGGTACGGGAGTTCGACGGTGTGCTGCACGCCCTCATGCGCCAGCGCAGCGAACCCGGATTCGTGGACGTCACCGAACTCGGCCCCACGGTGCAGTGCACACCGGAGAACTACGGCCTGATCGCCGCCGAGCCGCCCGCCTTCCTGGACGAGGTGCTGCGGGCCGCGCCCGAACGCATCCGGTACGACACGCTGCTGTCGGAGGAGGGCGGGCGCTTCCACCACGCGCTCAACCGCTACCTGATCGTCGAGTCGGACGTGGACGTCCCCGCGGACGACCCGGACTTCCGCTGGGTTTCGCTGGGGCAGCTCACCGCCCTGCTGCGCCACAGCTCCTATGTGAACGTGCAGGCACGCAGTCTGACGGCTTGCCTGACCGGCTGCCTGGTCACCGTCTGA
- a CDS encoding 3-oxoacyl-ACP synthase III family protein encodes MTQATDTSGTRIGILSTGSYLPKEEVSNEEIAARAGVTAEWIERKTQIVSRRWAAPYEATSDLAVHAARRALEQAGMTAGEIDYLVVSTSTGDSPQPPTSYLVQDAIGAHGAACFDINVVCSGFVYALELARSLTQGRPGCHALVIGADLYSRILDLDDRRTAVLFADGAGAAVVGPVAEPYGIVGTDLSSHGAAHDLIRVEAGGSRHPASHETVAEGGHFIRMNGRGVRDFVAEQVPGALIALTDRLGVGIGEVDHFVPHQANGVMLGEVVRLAGLERATTHRTLQKYGNAGSASVPVALDEAHRSGALLPGDLVLLAGFGGGMSLGASLVRWGVGAPGGGPAGG; translated from the coding sequence ATGACACAAGCGACGGACACGTCCGGCACGCGGATCGGGATCCTGTCGACCGGCTCCTATCTGCCCAAGGAGGAGGTCTCCAACGAGGAGATCGCCGCCCGGGCGGGGGTAACCGCCGAGTGGATCGAACGCAAGACGCAGATCGTGTCGCGCCGTTGGGCGGCGCCGTACGAGGCCACGTCCGACCTCGCGGTGCACGCGGCCCGACGCGCTCTGGAACAGGCCGGGATGACGGCCGGCGAGATCGACTACCTGGTGGTGTCGACGTCCACGGGCGACTCCCCGCAGCCGCCCACCTCGTACCTGGTCCAGGACGCCATCGGGGCGCACGGCGCCGCCTGCTTCGACATCAACGTGGTGTGCAGCGGTTTCGTCTACGCGCTGGAGCTGGCGCGCAGCCTGACCCAGGGGCGTCCGGGCTGCCACGCGCTGGTGATCGGAGCCGACCTGTACTCGCGGATCCTCGACCTCGATGACCGCCGGACGGCGGTCCTCTTCGCCGACGGCGCCGGTGCCGCGGTCGTCGGGCCGGTGGCGGAGCCGTACGGCATCGTCGGCACCGATCTGTCCAGCCACGGTGCGGCGCACGACCTGATCCGGGTGGAGGCCGGCGGCAGCCGCCACCCCGCGTCGCACGAGACCGTCGCCGAGGGCGGCCACTTCATCAGGATGAACGGACGGGGTGTGCGGGACTTCGTCGCCGAGCAGGTGCCGGGGGCGCTGATCGCGCTCACGGACCGGCTGGGCGTCGGCATCGGCGAGGTCGACCACTTCGTCCCGCACCAGGCGAACGGGGTGATGCTCGGGGAGGTCGTCCGGCTCGCCGGACTGGAGCGGGCGACGACGCACCGCACGTTGCAGAAGTACGGCAACGCGGGCAGCGCCTCGGTACCGGTCGCGCTGGACGAGGCGCATCGTTCCGGCGCACTGCTGCCGGGCGATCTGGTACTGCTCGCCGGATTCGGCGGCGGCATGTCGCTGGGGGCGTCCCTGGTGCGCTGGGGCGTGGGCGCCCCGGGCGGCGGGCCGGCCGGCGGGTGA